A single window of Arcobacter venerupis DNA harbors:
- a CDS encoding NAD(P)-binding domain-containing protein, with protein sequence MKNKIYDIVIIGGGPGGIGCAIESAAHKIGEILLIEKTDNHSNTIRKFYKDNKRVDKDYKGQVITLQGNVDFFDGTKETTLDYFNDLLDNEKIDSIFNTEVEKIIRNQETDLLEVHTSKGLIQTKNAIIAIGKMGKPNKPDYKIPPSIKSQVGFNLDRCSSNEKILVVGGGNSAAEYAYHLADQKNNVTLVYRKVTFTRLNDLNEDILNKYNGEEKLRLRMNTDIESVENEEGKAKVTFTDGYSVIYDRIIYAIGGTTPVDFLKNCAVDYDEDLKPIFDEHQETSAKDVYVAGDIAFASGGSIAIALNHGYNIVNNILRKRGNIFAFTENVLE encoded by the coding sequence ATGAAAAATAAAATTTATGATATTGTAATTATCGGTGGAGGTCCAGGTGGAATTGGCTGTGCTATAGAATCAGCAGCTCACAAAATTGGTGAAATTTTACTAATAGAAAAAACAGATAACCATTCAAATACTATTAGAAAATTTTATAAAGATAATAAAAGAGTTGACAAAGATTATAAAGGTCAAGTTATAACTTTACAAGGTAATGTTGATTTTTTTGACGGAACTAAAGAGACAACCTTAGATTATTTTAATGATTTATTAGATAATGAAAAAATTGATTCCATATTTAACACTGAAGTTGAAAAAATTATAAGAAATCAAGAAACAGATTTATTAGAAGTTCATACTTCAAAAGGTTTAATCCAAACTAAAAATGCAATCATTGCTATTGGAAAAATGGGAAAACCAAATAAACCAGATTATAAAATTCCACCATCAATAAAATCTCAAGTAGGTTTTAATTTAGATAGATGTTCATCAAATGAAAAAATTTTGGTTGTTGGTGGCGGAAATAGTGCAGCTGAATATGCATACCATTTAGCTGATCAAAAAAACAATGTAACTTTAGTTTATAGAAAAGTAACTTTTACAAGATTAAATGATTTAAATGAAGATATTTTAAATAAATATAATGGTGAAGAGAAACTTAGATTAAGAATGAATACAGATATTGAATCTGTAGAAAATGAAGAGGGAAAAGCAAAAGTAACTTTTACTGATGGATATAGTGTTATTTATGACAGAATTATTTATGCCATTGGAGGAACAACACCTGTTGATTTTCTAAAAAATTGTGCAGTTGATTATGATGAAGATTTAAAACCTATTTTTGATGAACACCAAGAGACAAGTGCAAAAGATGTATATGTAGCTGGTGATATCGCTTTTGCATCAGGTGGATCAATCGCAATCGCTTTAAATCATGGTTATAACATAGTAAATAATATTTTAAGAAAAAGAGGTAATATTTTTGCTTTTACTGAAAATGTTTTAGAGTAA
- the queF gene encoding preQ(1) synthase, which translates to MKYGEKEIREFDINKEENFWPNAHEKNYIIDIELPEFMAKCPRSGYPDFATIKLQYTPNKKVIELKALKIYINTFMFREVSHENSINEIFDTLYAKLEPKWMKVIGDFKPRGNVHTVIEIDSSKF; encoded by the coding sequence ATGAAATATGGTGAAAAAGAAATTAGAGAGTTTGATATTAATAAAGAAGAAAATTTTTGGCCAAATGCTCATGAAAAAAATTATATTATAGATATTGAATTACCTGAATTTATGGCTAAATGTCCAAGAAGTGGTTATCCAGATTTTGCAACAATAAAATTACAATATACTCCAAATAAAAAAGTTATAGAATTAAAAGCATTAAAAATATATATAAATACATTTATGTTTAGAGAAGTATCACATGAAAATTCTATTAATGAAATTTTTGATACTTTATATGCTAAATTAGAGCCAAAATGGATGAAAGTTATTGGGGATTTTAAACCAAGAGGAAATGTACATACAGTTATTGAAATAGATAGCTCGAAATTTTAG